The Helianthus annuus cultivar XRQ/B chromosome 16, HanXRQr2.0-SUNRISE, whole genome shotgun sequence genome includes a window with the following:
- the LOC110915076 gene encoding putative D-cysteine desulfhydrase 1, mitochondrial — translation MLHCSLSIRRLNPSHTHSPLPLPLPLPTTHKPNQAPIRSMTSTIQQVQSASEFLKLTPYHPPSWASSKLNPIPSHSFNLGHFPTPVHRWNLPNLPKDCEVWLKRDDLSGMQLSGNKVRKLEFLLADAVAQGADCIITIGGIQSNHCRATAVAAKYLNLDCFLILRTSKLLVEKDPGLTGNLLVERLVGAHIDLVSKEEYSRIGSLTLTNILKEKLIKEGRKPYVIPVGGSNSLGTWGYIEAIREIENQSQNGTINQSFDDIISACGSGGTVAGLSIATWLSELKAKVTAFCVCDDPDYFYDYVQGLLDGLEAGVKSRDIVKIENAKGLGYAMSTAEELKFVKEIAETTGVILDPVYSGKAAYGMMKDMSQNPTKWEGRKILFIHTGGLLGLFDKNDEMASLVGKWRRMELDESIPRIDGTGKMF, via the exons ATGCTTCACTGCAGCCTGAGCATCCGTCGATTAAACCCAAGTCACACACACTCACCACTCCCACTCCCACTTCCATTACCCACCACTCACAAACCAAATCAAGCCCCAATTCGATCCATGACTTCCACAATTCAACAAGTGCAATCAGCTTCTGAGTTCTTGAAACTAACCCCATATCATCCTCCATCATGGGCATCATCTAAACTCAACCCAATTCCTTCTCACTCATTCAATCTTGGACAT TTTCCAACTCCTGTTCATAGATGGAACCTTCCTAATTTGCCTAAAGATTGTGAAGTTTGGTTAAAG CGTGATGATCTTTCAGGTATGCAATTGAGTGGAAACAAAGTTAGGAAACTTGAATTCTTGTTGGCAGATGCAGTTGCACAAGGAGCAGATTGCATAATAACAATTGGTGGCATTCAAAGCAATCATTGTCGTGCAACAGCCGTTGCTGCCAAGTATTTGAATCTAGATTGTTTTCTAATACTACGAACATCAaag CTTCTTGTGGAAAAAGACCCTGGATTGACAGGGAACCTGTTGGTGGAGCGTTTGGTCGGTGCACATATTGATCTTGTTTCAAAGGAAGAATATTCAAGAATTGGGAGTCTG ACGCTTACTAATATATTGAAAGAGAAGTTGATAAAAGAAGGAAGAAAACCTTATGTCATTCCTGTTGGTGGATCAAATTCTCTGGGGACCTG GGGTTATATCGAAGCAATTAGAGAGATTGAGAACCAGTCCCAAAACGGAACCATTAACCAAAGCTTTGATGATATTATTTCAGCATGTGGCAG TGGTGGCACAGTTGCTGGTTTGTCTATTGCCACATGGTTAAGTGAGCTTAAAGCAAAA GTTACTGCATTTTGTGTATGTGACGACCCCGACTACTTTTATGATTATGTCCAAGGTCTACTTGATGGACTTGAAGCTGGAGTCAAGTCACGTGATATAGTTAAAATCGAAAAT GCCAAAGGGCTTGGGTATGCGATGAGTACCGCCGAGGAGTTGAAATTTGTCAAGGAAATTGCGGAAACCACGGGTGTGATCCTGGACCCTGTTTACAG tGGAAAGGCGGCTTACGGGATGATGAAAGACATGTCACAAAATCCCACCAAGTGGGAAGGAAGAAAGATCCTCTTTATACACACCGGAGGCCTCCTAGGTTTATTTGACAAAAACGATGAAATGGCCTCGTTGGTCGGGAAATGGCGTAGAATGGAACTCGACGAGTCAATCCCACGGATAGATGGTACGGGGAAAATGTTTTAG